From the genome of Leptolyngbyaceae cyanobacterium:
TTGATAAAGCAGTCAAGCGAGGTGTTTTACATCGTAACAATGGGGCTCGTAAAAAGTCTCGTTTGGCCAGAACCTTAAAACGCCAACAAACCGCATCTACAGCTTCTTAAGCCTGTTGTCGAGCGGTCATTGGCGAGTTATCGATCGTCGATCGGTAAAACTTTTTACGGGTCTGCACCTTAATTACCCACTTCTCCGAACGATGTGAAGTGGGCATCAAAGATTAAGGCTAACTTGGATAGGGAAGTATGGCGAGGCAGGGGCTAGGCCATATCCTTCCCATCAATCCCTACCTTGGAAAACGGGGTGGGTACTGAAGTTTCCTCCCCAGTGAGGATAAAACATACAACTATAATCGCAATGATTAGTTGCGATCGTTATCACCTACTCACCAATGACTAATCGCCCCATCATCTATCCTTGCCCATGCAGTTGATCGACACCCACGTCCACATCAACTTTAATGATTTCGCGCCGGAACTGGAAGCAGTGCGGCAACGCTGGCTAGATGCAGGGGTGATTCGGCTGGTGCATTCTTGTGTAGAACCAGACGAATTCCCGGCCATTCAAGCCATCGCCCATCAGTTTCCAGAAGTATTTTTTGCAGTTGGCTTACATCCTTTAGATGCTGACAAGTGGTTAGCCGATACCAAAGAGCAAATAGAGTCTTTAGCTAGATCCGATGCTAAAGTAGTCGCGATCGGGGAAACTGGTTTAGACTTTTATAAAGCACGAAATCAAGGTATTCAAGAAGCTGCTTTTTTAGCTCAATTGGAAATAGCGATCGCCCTTGACAAGCCAGTAATTATCCATTGTCGAGATGCCGCCGATCGGATGGCCGAGCTATTGGAAGATTTTTGGGATAAAAGAAAGCCAGTAAAGGGAGTGATGCACTGCTGGGGGGGAAACGCTCGAGAAACCAAACGTTTTCTAGATTTAGGCTTCTACATCAGCTTTAGCGGTATAGTCACTTTCAAGAACGCCTCCCAAATTCACGAATCGGCTAAAATCGTACCGGACGATCGCTTACTGATCGAGACTGATTGCCCGTTTTTAGCCCCAGTGCCAAAGCGTGGTAAACGGAACGAACCATCCTACGTCCAGTACGTAGCCCAAGCCTTAGCCAATTTACGAGGGGTTGCTCCGGAAGCGATCGCCAAAACCACAACTGAAAACGCCTGTCAGCTGTTTGGCCTTCCCTCAGTACTAAATACGGGCAACTAAGTGCTGAGCGGTCGGACTCCGGACTCCCAAAAGGGGATTCCGGACTATTTTCACGTCAACATACAACAGAAAAGCGCCATAATGTTTAGAGGGTAAGCCAATCTTATTTAGAGGAGTTAGTTTGGAAAGCAACAGATAGCTACTTGGGCCGATCGAAACCCTTTCTTTGGTTGAAATTAACCTCCACCAACAATTCAAACACCCATTTTGCGATCCAAGGGACACATGAGACTCTCTTCAAAAATCAAGAGAATTTCTATAACTTCAACATTTGTGTTTTTGGAGCCTTATTCAATGCCCCCATACGATGGTAAAAGCCTTAAATCGGTCGATTTTTTGGGTAATTTTGGGATGAAAACCAGTCCGCCCTTTCTCTCATCGCCCGGAAAACACCGCTAAATCCTTATAGTTTTATCTAAACTGCCACCAAATAAATGGATGGAAAGAGGAAAAAATAAACCCAAGCAGTCTTAAAAAAGCCTGTAGGTGTCGGTTCGATCGCTAAAAAGCTCCTCACCCAGACTTAGCTAAAACCCACCACCAGAAAAAGCAGTTTTTTCCAAGATAGCATCTCGGCACACCCAACCATCCCACTGTTAAGGAGATCTGTAGTTCGACCTTATGACTAACCAAACCTACACCGCGCCCACAGTTACTTTACCCGACCTAGTGGAAATTCAGCGAGCTAGCTTCCGCTGGTTTCTAGAAGAAGGACTAATAGAAGAATTAAACAGTTTCTCCCCCATTACAGATTACACCGGCAAGCTGGAACTCCACTTCTTAGGCAAAGACTACAAACTCAAACGGCCTAAATACGACGTAGACGAAGCCAAACGGCGCGACAGCACCTATGCCGTCCAGATGTACGTCCCTACTCGTTTGATTAACAAAGAAACCGGGGAAATCAAAGAACAAGAAGTCTTCATCGGTGACCTACCCCTGATGACAGACCGGGGTACTTTTATTATCAACGGTGCAGAACGAGTAATTGTTAATCAAATCGTTCGATCGCCCGGGGTTTACTACAAATCAGAAGTAGACAAAAACGGACGCCGCACCTACTCAGCCTCCCTCATTCCCAACCGAGGAGCCTGGTTAAAATTTGAAACAGACAAAAACGACTTAGTGTGGGTACGCATTGACAAAACCCGCAAACTCTCAGCCCAAGTCCTGCTAAAAAGCTTGGGACTGACCGATAACGAAATCTTCGATGCCCTGCGTCACCCGGAATATTTCCAAAAAACCCTGGAAAAAGAAGGTAATCCCAGCGAAGAAGAAGCCTTGATGGAGTTATATCGCAAACTCCGCCCGGGCGAACCACCAACTGTTTCCGGCGGACAACAACTCCTAGACAGTCGCTTCTTCGACCCCAAACGGTACGACTTAGGACGAGTCGGACGCTACAAGCTCAACAGAAAACTGCGCCTCTCCGTCCCGGATACCATGCGGGTACTCACCCCACAGGATATCCTCGCCAGCATCGACTACTTGATCAACCTAGAATTCGATATCGGCGGCACCGACGACATCGACCACTTGGGTAACCGACGAGTTCGCAGCGTGGGGGAACTGCTGCAAAACCAAGTGCGAGTGGGTTTGAATCGCTTAGAACGCATCATCAGGGAAAGGATGACGGTTTCTGACTCGGAATCTCTGACTCCTGCTAGTTTGGTCAACCCCAAACCGTTGGTAGCGGCGATTAAGGAGTTTTTCGGTTCCTCCCAGCTATCTCAGTTCATGGATCAAACTAATCCGCTGGCGGAACTCACTCACAAGCGGCGACTCTCTGCCCTTGGCCCCGGTGGTTTGACCAGGGAACGGGCGGGTTTTGCGGTACGGGATATTCACCCCTCTCACTACGGACGGATTTGCCCGATCGAAACTCCAGAAGGGCCAAATGCGGGATTGATCAGTTCCCTGGC
Proteins encoded in this window:
- a CDS encoding TatD family hydrolase, with product MQLIDTHVHINFNDFAPELEAVRQRWLDAGVIRLVHSCVEPDEFPAIQAIAHQFPEVFFAVGLHPLDADKWLADTKEQIESLARSDAKVVAIGETGLDFYKARNQGIQEAAFLAQLEIAIALDKPVIIHCRDAADRMAELLEDFWDKRKPVKGVMHCWGGNARETKRFLDLGFYISFSGIVTFKNASQIHESAKIVPDDRLLIETDCPFLAPVPKRGKRNEPSYVQYVAQALANLRGVAPEAIAKTTTENACQLFGLPSVLNTGN